A stretch of the Chitiniphilus purpureus genome encodes the following:
- the argB gene encoding acetylglutamate kinase, producing MTVATPQDKANILSEALPYIQRFFDKTIVIKYGGNAMIDEELKEGFAQDVVLLKLVGMNPVVVHGGGPQINDLLDRIGKKGEFIQGMRVTDAETMDVVEMVLGGHVNKEIVSMINKHGGKAVGLTGQDGHFIRARKMFLKGANADELVDIGQVGEIEKIDPSIVAHLDAADFIPVIAPIGVDASGESYNINADLVAGKLAEVLHAEKLILMTNTPGVLDKDGNLLTKLTARRIDELFADGTISGGMLPKIASALDAAKSGVNSVHIIDGRVKHALLLEVLTEQGVGTMIRAK from the coding sequence ATGACCGTCGCCACCCCGCAGGACAAAGCCAACATCCTTTCCGAAGCGCTGCCCTACATCCAGCGCTTCTTCGACAAGACCATCGTGATCAAGTACGGCGGCAACGCCATGATCGACGAGGAACTGAAGGAAGGCTTCGCCCAGGACGTGGTGCTGCTCAAGCTGGTGGGGATGAATCCGGTGGTGGTGCATGGCGGCGGCCCGCAGATCAACGACCTGCTCGATCGCATCGGCAAGAAGGGCGAGTTCATCCAGGGCATGCGCGTGACCGACGCCGAGACCATGGACGTGGTCGAGATGGTGCTGGGCGGCCATGTGAACAAGGAAATCGTGTCGATGATCAACAAGCACGGCGGCAAGGCCGTCGGCTTGACCGGCCAGGACGGCCACTTCATCCGCGCGCGCAAGATGTTCCTCAAGGGCGCCAACGCCGACGAGCTGGTCGATATCGGCCAGGTCGGCGAGATCGAGAAGATCGATCCATCCATCGTCGCCCACCTCGATGCTGCCGACTTCATCCCAGTGATCGCGCCGATCGGGGTCGACGCCAGCGGCGAGAGCTACAACATCAATGCCGACCTCGTCGCCGGCAAGCTGGCCGAAGTGCTGCACGCCGAGAAGCTGATCCTGATGACCAACACGCCGGGCGTGCTCGACAAGGACGGCAACCTGTTGACCAAGCTGACCGCGCGCCGCATCGACGAGCTGTTCGCCGACGGCACCATCTCCGGCGGCATGCTGCCCAAGATCGCCTCGGCACTGGATGCCGCCAAGAGCGGCGTCAACTCGGTGCACATCATCGACGGCCGGGTGAAGCACGCGCTGCTGCTCGAGGTCTTGACCGAGCAGGGCGTGGGCACGATGATCCGGGCCAAGTAG
- a CDS encoding efflux RND transporter permease subunit, whose amino-acid sequence MNEHQNHPAAYATHFNLSAWALRHRSLVLYLMIVLSLAGLLSYSRLGQKEDPEFTFKSMVVRAFWPGASASEVERQLTDPLEKSLQGITTIQYMRSYSRAGEALIVISLEEWIRGHQVEGAWYQIRKRVNDLQRSGGLPQGVAGPFFNDEFGETFGNLYAFTGDGFTMPELKRYVEGVRQELLRLKDVNKVELFGEQAQKIYVEYASAKLAALGVSPLQINDVLAATNALSAAGVVEGRDERVFLRVTGNFDAAAQVRDTVLDIGGKRFRLGDVANVYRATIDPPEIGMRYMGRPALGLGVSMKRGGDVLALGEQLDTTLARIKSDLPVGVEFHTVSNQPAVVKNAVGIFMRSLLEAVIIVLAVSFLSLGWRTGIVVALSIPLVLALTFLGMQLAGIDLQRISLGALVIALGLLVDDAIIAVEMMALKLEQGWDRFSAATFAYSSTAMPMLTGTLITAAGFLPVGLAKSNAGEYTFSIFAVVGIALILSWIVAVVFTPYLGYQLLPEKMKQHTHDVYQGRFYRRFRSLVTWCITWRKTTIGVTVLAFVLSMVLFSTAVQKQFFPASSRPELMVDLWLPYAASYEATEREAKKLEAILMRDPDVQSVTSYIGTGSPRFYLPLDQQQPNLNYAQLMVMTKSEKVRDNVYRRVAKLFTNDFPQVRGRVTRLENGPPVGYPLQFRVLGKDPAVLRQVGEQVAAVMRSNPHAREVHFDWGEKVKVLRIHADQDKLRAVGLTTQQLAQYLQLAVSGVTATQYREHNEMIDVVARLVPGERASLAAVRNLPVKLANGATVPLSQLGEVRLEAEESLIWRRNRVPTLSVRADVAGAQPPDVATALQPEIDALAAKLPAGYHIEVGGTLEASKVGQRSISAVMPLMLLVVTTLLMIQLNSIRLTVMVLLTAPLGLIGVTMTLLLFNAPFGFVAQLGVIALSGMIIRNSVILMDQIKQDISHGHDPWTAVIESAVRRFRPIMLTAAAAILAMIPLTRDTFWGPMAIAIMGGLFVATLLTLLFLPALYVAWNRVAPTPAPAQGTH is encoded by the coding sequence ATGAACGAGCATCAAAACCATCCGGCGGCCTATGCCACGCATTTCAACCTGTCGGCATGGGCATTGCGGCATCGCTCGCTGGTGCTGTACCTGATGATCGTGCTGTCGCTGGCCGGCCTGTTGTCCTATTCCCGGCTGGGGCAGAAGGAAGACCCCGAGTTCACGTTCAAGTCCATGGTGGTGCGCGCGTTCTGGCCCGGCGCCTCCGCCAGCGAGGTGGAACGGCAACTGACCGATCCGCTCGAGAAGTCGTTGCAGGGCATCACCACCATCCAGTACATGCGCAGCTATTCACGCGCCGGCGAGGCGCTGATCGTCATCAGCCTGGAGGAGTGGATCCGCGGCCACCAGGTGGAGGGCGCCTGGTACCAGATCAGGAAGCGCGTCAACGACCTGCAGCGCAGTGGCGGTTTGCCGCAGGGCGTGGCGGGCCCGTTCTTCAACGATGAATTCGGCGAAACCTTCGGCAACCTGTACGCCTTTACCGGCGACGGGTTCACCATGCCGGAGCTGAAGCGCTACGTGGAAGGCGTGCGCCAGGAGCTGCTGCGGCTGAAGGATGTGAACAAGGTCGAGCTTTTCGGCGAGCAGGCGCAGAAGATCTATGTGGAATATGCCTCCGCCAAGCTGGCGGCGCTTGGCGTATCGCCGCTGCAGATCAATGACGTGCTGGCGGCGACCAACGCACTGTCGGCTGCCGGCGTGGTCGAGGGCCGCGACGAGCGGGTGTTCCTGCGGGTGACCGGGAATTTCGACGCGGCGGCGCAGGTCCGCGACACGGTGCTCGACATCGGCGGCAAGCGCTTCCGGCTTGGTGACGTGGCCAATGTCTACCGTGCCACCATCGATCCGCCCGAGATCGGCATGCGCTACATGGGTCGCCCGGCGCTGGGGCTTGGCGTCTCGATGAAGCGGGGCGGCGATGTGCTGGCACTGGGCGAGCAGCTGGACACCACGCTGGCACGGATCAAGAGCGACCTGCCGGTGGGCGTGGAATTCCATACGGTGTCGAACCAGCCGGCGGTGGTGAAGAACGCGGTCGGCATTTTCATGCGCTCGCTGCTCGAAGCCGTCATCATCGTGCTGGCGGTGAGTTTTCTGAGCCTGGGCTGGCGCACCGGCATCGTGGTGGCGTTGTCGATTCCGCTGGTGCTGGCGCTCACCTTCCTTGGCATGCAGCTGGCCGGCATCGATCTGCAGCGCATCTCGCTGGGGGCGCTGGTGATCGCACTCGGCCTGCTGGTCGACGATGCCATCATCGCGGTCGAGATGATGGCGCTCAAGCTGGAGCAGGGCTGGGACCGCTTCAGCGCCGCCACCTTCGCCTATTCCAGCACCGCGATGCCGATGCTGACCGGCACGCTGATCACCGCGGCGGGCTTCCTGCCGGTGGGGCTGGCCAAGTCCAATGCCGGCGAATACACCTTCTCGATCTTCGCCGTCGTCGGCATCGCGCTGATCCTGTCGTGGATCGTCGCGGTGGTGTTCACCCCGTACCTGGGCTACCAGCTGTTGCCCGAGAAGATGAAGCAGCACACGCACGACGTGTATCAGGGGCGCTTCTACCGGCGGTTCCGCAGCCTGGTCACCTGGTGCATCACCTGGCGCAAGACGACCATCGGCGTCACGGTCCTCGCGTTCGTGCTGTCGATGGTGCTGTTTTCCACCGCGGTGCAAAAGCAGTTCTTCCCGGCGTCGAGCCGGCCCGAGCTGATGGTCGATCTGTGGCTGCCCTATGCCGCGTCGTACGAGGCCACCGAGCGCGAGGCCAAGAAGCTCGAAGCGATCCTGATGCGCGATCCGGATGTGCAGAGCGTCACCAGCTATATCGGCACCGGCTCGCCGCGCTTCTACCTGCCGCTCGATCAGCAGCAGCCGAACCTGAACTACGCCCAGCTCATGGTGATGACCAAAAGCGAGAAGGTGCGCGACAACGTCTACCGGCGGGTGGCCAAGCTGTTCACCAATGATTTCCCGCAGGTGCGTGGCCGCGTCACCCGGCTGGAGAACGGTCCGCCGGTGGGTTATCCGCTGCAGTTCCGGGTGCTGGGCAAGGACCCGGCCGTGCTGCGCCAGGTGGGCGAGCAGGTGGCGGCGGTGATGCGCAGCAACCCGCATGCCCGTGAAGTGCATTTCGACTGGGGCGAAAAGGTGAAGGTGCTGCGCATCCACGCCGACCAGGACAAACTGCGTGCGGTCGGGCTGACCACCCAGCAGCTGGCGCAATACCTGCAGCTGGCGGTCTCCGGCGTGACCGCCACCCAGTACCGCGAACACAACGAGATGATCGACGTGGTGGCGCGGCTGGTGCCGGGCGAGCGTGCCTCGCTCGCCGCGGTGCGCAACCTGCCGGTGAAACTCGCCAACGGCGCCACCGTGCCGCTGTCGCAGCTGGGCGAGGTGCGGCTGGAGGCCGAGGAAAGCCTGATCTGGCGACGCAACCGGGTGCCCACCCTGTCGGTGCGCGCGGATGTTGCCGGCGCCCAGCCGCCGGACGTGGCGACGGCGCTGCAACCGGAAATCGATGCATTGGCCGCGAAACTCCCGGCCGGTTACCACATCGAAGTCGGCGGCACGCTGGAGGCGTCCAAGGTCGGGCAGCGTTCGATCTCGGCGGTGATGCCGTTGATGCTGCTGGTGGTGACCACGCTCTTGATGATCCAGCTCAACAGCATCCGGCTGACGGTGATGGTGTTGCTGACGGCGCCGCTCGGGCTGATCGGGGTGACGATGACGCTGCTGTTGTTCAATGCGCCGTTCGGCTTCGTGGCGCAGCTCGGCGTCATTGCGCTCTCCGGTATGATTATCCGCAACTCGGTGATTCTGATGGACCAGATCAAGCAGGACATCAGCCACGGCCACGATCCGTGGACCGCCGTGATCGAATCGGCGGTGCGGCGCTTCCGGCCCATCATGCTCACGGCCGCCGCGGCCATCCTGGCGATGATCCCGCTGACCCGGGATACCTTCTGGGGGCCGATGGCGATCGCCATCATGGGCGGGCTGTTCGTCGCGACCTTGCTGACCCTGTTGTTCCTGCCTGCGTTGTACGTGGCCTGGAACCGCGTTGCTCCCACCCCTGCGCCGGCGCAGGGAACCCATTGA
- a CDS encoding CBS domain-containing protein: protein MKTARHLLDEKSLRDTISISPQATVYQALQLMAEKNVGAVLVMEGQQLVGIFSERDYARKVVLMGKTSAGTPVSEIMTRKLVVVAPDTPVDTCLGLITEKRIRHLPVLDGERVCGVLSIGDLVREKMADQQFTIDQLSHYIYGPR from the coding sequence ATGAAGACCGCACGTCATTTGCTGGATGAGAAATCCCTGCGCGACACGATCTCGATCTCGCCGCAGGCCACGGTCTACCAGGCATTGCAGCTGATGGCGGAAAAGAACGTCGGCGCCGTGCTGGTGATGGAGGGGCAACAGTTGGTGGGCATCTTTTCCGAACGCGACTATGCCCGCAAGGTGGTGCTGATGGGCAAGACCTCGGCCGGCACGCCGGTCTCGGAGATCATGACGCGCAAGCTGGTGGTGGTGGCGCCCGATACACCGGTCGATACGTGTCTGGGCCTGATCACCGAGAAGCGCATCCGCCATCTGCCGGTGCTGGATGGCGAGCGGGTGTGCGGCGTGCTGTCGATCGGCGACCTGGTGCGCGAGAAGATGGCCGACCAGCAGTTCACCATCGATCAGCTCTCGCATTACATCTACGGCCCGCGCTAG
- a CDS encoding UvrD-helicase domain-containing protein — MSHPLTAYLNPQQALAVQLPDEHALILAGAGSGKTRVLTTRIAWLFATGRVGPAALLAVTFTNKAAKEMLARITAMMPLNPRGLWIGTFHGLCHRMLRLHHRDAGLPATFVILDSQDQLAAVKRVLKALTLNEERYPPRAVQHFINGHKENGVRAAQVQARDEYTRHLQQAYLEYEVQCRREGVVDFAELLLASYELLQGNEALRAHYQQRFKHILVDEFQDTNRLQYAWLKLLAGPQSSLFAVGDDDQSIYAFRGANVGNMQDFQRDYAVRHVIRLEQNYRSHGNILEAANAVISHNRERLGKNLWTEESAGEPIRVFEALSDHGEADFLVDEIGQLRRDGIELGDVAVLYRSNAQSRLIEHALVQAGLPYRVYGGLRFYERQEIKHALAYLRLVANQEDDSALLRIINFPTRGIGNRTLDILQETARGTGTSLWQAACSGGAGRSAAAVGRFVQLVERMRQLGQGMPLPELVSLVLDQSGLREHYRSEKEGEERLANLDELINAAAGFVSEDENDLQAFLANASLEGGEHEARPGETAVQLMTVHAAKGLEFHSVFLTGVEEGLFPHENSVSEPKGLEEERRLMYVAITRARRRLYLSLAQSRMLHGQTRYSIASRFLDEIPQQLLKFLNRGYAPQTFAAQATAPARAQAPAHGLALGMSVRHPKFGIGVVTDHEGGATGNVQVNFREHGPKWLAVAYAKLEPLPD, encoded by the coding sequence ATGTCCCATCCCCTTACCGCCTATCTCAACCCGCAGCAGGCGCTGGCCGTGCAGCTGCCGGACGAGCACGCGCTGATCCTGGCTGGTGCCGGCAGTGGCAAGACGCGCGTGTTGACCACGCGGATCGCCTGGCTCTTCGCCACCGGCCGGGTGGGCCCGGCCGCGCTGCTGGCGGTCACGTTCACCAACAAGGCTGCCAAGGAAATGCTGGCACGCATCACCGCGATGATGCCGCTCAATCCACGCGGGCTGTGGATCGGCACCTTCCACGGGCTGTGCCACCGGATGCTGCGGCTGCATCATCGCGATGCGGGCCTGCCGGCCACCTTTGTCATTCTCGACAGCCAGGATCAGTTGGCGGCGGTCAAGCGGGTGCTCAAGGCGCTCACTCTGAACGAAGAGCGCTATCCGCCCCGCGCCGTGCAGCATTTCATCAACGGGCACAAGGAAAACGGCGTGCGTGCCGCGCAGGTGCAGGCGCGCGACGAATACACGCGTCATCTGCAGCAGGCCTATCTCGAATACGAGGTGCAATGCCGCCGTGAAGGCGTGGTCGATTTTGCCGAGCTGCTGTTGGCAAGCTATGAATTGCTGCAAGGCAATGAGGCGTTGCGTGCCCATTACCAGCAGCGTTTCAAGCATATCCTGGTCGATGAATTCCAGGATACCAACCGCCTGCAATACGCCTGGCTCAAGCTATTGGCCGGGCCGCAATCGTCGTTGTTCGCCGTGGGTGATGACGATCAGTCGATTTACGCTTTCCGCGGCGCCAACGTAGGCAATATGCAGGATTTCCAGCGCGATTATGCGGTGCGCCATGTGATCCGGCTGGAACAGAATTACCGCTCGCACGGCAATATCCTTGAAGCGGCCAATGCCGTGATCAGCCACAACCGGGAACGGCTGGGCAAGAATCTGTGGACCGAGGAAAGCGCGGGCGAACCGATCCGGGTATTCGAGGCGCTGAGCGACCATGGCGAGGCCGACTTTCTTGTCGACGAGATCGGGCAATTGCGGCGCGATGGCATCGAACTGGGCGATGTGGCGGTGTTGTATCGCTCCAACGCGCAATCGCGCCTGATCGAGCATGCATTGGTCCAGGCCGGCCTGCCCTACCGGGTCTATGGCGGACTGCGTTTTTACGAACGGCAGGAAATCAAGCACGCGCTGGCCTATCTGCGGCTGGTGGCCAATCAGGAAGACGACAGCGCCTTGCTGCGCATCATCAATTTCCCCACGCGTGGCATCGGCAACCGCACGCTCGACATCCTGCAGGAAACCGCGCGCGGCACCGGCACCAGCCTGTGGCAGGCCGCCTGCTCGGGCGGGGCCGGCCGCAGTGCGGCCGCCGTCGGCCGGTTCGTGCAGCTGGTCGAACGGATGCGCCAGCTCGGCCAGGGCATGCCGCTGCCCGAACTGGTCAGCCTGGTGCTCGACCAATCGGGGCTGCGCGAGCACTACCGCAGCGAGAAGGAAGGCGAGGAGCGCCTTGCCAACCTGGACGAACTGATCAACGCCGCGGCCGGTTTCGTCTCCGAGGACGAGAACGACCTGCAGGCCTTCCTGGCCAATGCCAGCCTGGAGGGCGGCGAACACGAGGCCCGCCCCGGCGAGACCGCGGTGCAGCTGATGACGGTGCACGCCGCCAAGGGGCTGGAGTTCCACAGCGTGTTCCTCACCGGGGTGGAGGAAGGGTTGTTCCCGCACGAGAACAGCGTCAGCGAACCCAAGGGCCTGGAGGAGGAGCGTCGCTTGATGTATGTGGCGATCACCCGGGCACGCCGGCGCCTGTATCTGTCGCTCGCGCAAAGCCGGATGCTGCATGGCCAGACCCGCTATTCGATTGCCAGCCGCTTTCTCGATGAAATCCCGCAGCAGCTGCTCAAGTTCCTCAACCGCGGCTACGCCCCGCAGACCTTCGCCGCCCAGGCCACGGCCCCGGCACGGGCCCAGGCTCCCGCGCATGGGCTGGCGCTGGGCATGAGCGTGCGCCATCCCAAGTTCGGCATCGGCGTGGTCACCGACCATGAGGGGGGCGCCACCGGCAACGTCCAGGTCAATTTCCGCGAGCATGGCCCCAAGTGGCTGGCCGTGGCCTACGCCAAGCTCGAACCGTTGCCGGACTGA
- a CDS encoding pyrimidine 5'-nucleotidase, with amino-acid sequence MPHPIWLFDLDNTLHHAHRHVFPIIDAEMTAWIAANLAIAPHAADELRRRYWQRYGATILGLKRHHPQLDPHHFLAAAHPLPRLLETVHPVPGLARTLRRLRGRKILFTNGSTAYGRAMLAALGVSRHFDAVVGVDALRLTPKPFAAGYRQLLARYRLDPRRCVMVEDSVDNLTTAKRLRMRTVWLRPHRRGHAAVDYLLTGLHQLPGRLGRQR; translated from the coding sequence ATGCCGCATCCGATCTGGCTGTTCGACCTGGACAACACGCTGCACCACGCGCACAGGCACGTGTTCCCCATCATCGATGCCGAGATGACCGCCTGGATCGCCGCCAATCTCGCCATTGCGCCGCATGCGGCAGACGAGCTGCGTCGCCGTTACTGGCAGCGCTACGGCGCCACCATCCTCGGGCTGAAGCGGCACCATCCGCAGCTTGACCCGCATCACTTCCTTGCCGCCGCCCACCCGCTGCCGCGCCTGCTCGAAACCGTGCACCCGGTGCCGGGCTTGGCGCGCACGCTGCGGCGGTTGCGAGGGCGCAAGATCCTGTTCACCAACGGCTCGACCGCGTACGGCCGGGCAATGCTGGCCGCGCTCGGGGTGTCGCGGCACTTCGATGCGGTGGTCGGCGTGGATGCATTGCGGCTGACCCCCAAGCCCTTCGCCGCGGGGTATCGGCAACTGCTGGCACGCTACCGGCTCGACCCGCGCCGCTGCGTGATGGTGGAGGACAGTGTGGACAATCTGACGACGGCCAAGCGCCTGCGCATGCGCACCGTCTGGCTGCGCCCCCATCGGCGCGGCCATGCGGCGGTGGACTACCTCTTGACCGGCTTGCACCAGTTGCCAGGCCGGCTGGGTCGGCAGCGCTGA
- a CDS encoding TolC family outer membrane protein, whose amino-acid sequence MKKTMIAAALALLAQAGAAADLLQSWRAAQQYDATYQAARHALDAGREKNNQARALWLPKVTLDGSAQKSREQYHAGSETLPDSSANGEQYSAAVSAAQPIYRADVMVGSDQLRKQADLAEVQFRDAEQLLILRTAQAYFEVLAAQERVQLAVSQKEAISQQLAQARKSFEVGVATITDTNEAQARYDAILASEIAARNDLEIKHNAFQLLTGLDPAALATISEDLRPTGPQPAALESWVERAQNENLAVRSQGLNLDISRREIDRYRVSTAPTLDLVAKYGNTWASEELSRSGGRDRTENTTIGLQLSIPLYTGGERSSKYREAIANRDRESLTLEAAKRDSVKQVKQAFLGVQSGAAQIEALEQAQKSSLSSLESTKLGREVGVRTTVDVLDAEQKYYQTRYDLVVARYQYLYARLQLAYAVGDLDEADLLEVNEWLQ is encoded by the coding sequence ATGAAGAAGACCATGATCGCCGCAGCGCTGGCCCTGCTGGCGCAGGCAGGCGCGGCGGCGGACCTGCTGCAAAGCTGGCGTGCAGCGCAGCAGTACGATGCCACCTACCAGGCGGCGCGCCATGCGCTCGACGCGGGGCGGGAAAAGAACAACCAGGCACGCGCGTTGTGGCTGCCCAAGGTCACGCTCGATGGCTCGGCCCAGAAAAGCCGCGAGCAATACCATGCGGGCAGCGAGACGCTGCCCGATAGCTCGGCCAACGGCGAACAGTACAGCGCCGCGGTCTCGGCGGCGCAGCCGATCTACCGTGCCGATGTGATGGTCGGCTCGGACCAGCTCAGAAAGCAGGCCGACCTTGCCGAGGTGCAGTTCCGCGACGCCGAGCAGCTCCTGATCCTGCGTACGGCGCAGGCGTATTTCGAAGTGCTGGCGGCACAGGAGCGGGTGCAGCTCGCGGTCTCGCAGAAGGAGGCGATTTCGCAGCAGCTGGCGCAGGCCAGGAAATCGTTCGAGGTCGGTGTGGCCACCATCACCGACACCAACGAGGCGCAGGCACGGTATGACGCGATCCTCGCCAGCGAGATCGCCGCGCGCAACGATCTGGAGATCAAGCACAACGCCTTCCAGCTGCTGACCGGCCTTGACCCGGCTGCATTGGCCACCATCAGCGAGGACCTGCGTCCCACCGGGCCGCAGCCCGCGGCGCTGGAGTCGTGGGTGGAGCGTGCGCAGAACGAGAACCTCGCGGTCAGAAGCCAGGGGCTCAACCTGGACATCAGTCGCCGCGAGATCGACCGTTACCGCGTCAGCACCGCACCCACGCTGGACCTGGTCGCCAAGTACGGCAACACCTGGGCCAGCGAGGAGCTTTCCCGCTCGGGCGGGCGTGACCGCACCGAGAACACCACCATCGGCCTGCAACTGTCCATTCCGCTCTACACCGGCGGCGAACGCAGCTCCAAGTATCGCGAGGCGATCGCCAACCGCGACCGGGAAAGCCTGACGCTGGAAGCGGCCAAGCGCGACAGCGTCAAGCAGGTGAAGCAGGCTTTCCTTGGCGTGCAAAGCGGGGCGGCGCAGATCGAGGCGTTGGAGCAGGCGCAGAAATCCAGTCTGTCCTCGCTGGAATCGACCAAGCTGGGACGCGAAGTGGGCGTGCGGACCACGGTGGATGTCCTCGACGCCGAGCAAAAGTACTATCAGACCCGATACGATCTGGTGGTGGCGCGCTATCAATACCTGTATGCACGGCTGCAGCTGGCCTATGCGGTGGGTGATCTGGATGAGGCGGACCTGCTCGAAGTCAATGAGTGGTTGCAATAG
- a CDS encoding H-NS histone family protein, whose product MDLSSLSLPQLYQLQKDLDREIVRRKETDKQDLLNQLQNLAAAKGFSLNEVLGLDKKGAKKTTAAAPATKAQFRNPADPNQTWSGRGRKPQWALDWIGAGKSIDDLRI is encoded by the coding sequence ATGGATTTGTCCTCGCTCAGCCTGCCGCAACTGTATCAACTGCAAAAAGATCTCGACCGCGAGATTGTCCGCCGCAAGGAAACCGATAAGCAGGATCTGCTGAACCAGTTGCAGAACCTCGCTGCCGCCAAGGGATTCTCGCTCAATGAAGTGTTGGGCCTGGACAAGAAAGGCGCCAAGAAGACCACCGCCGCCGCGCCGGCCACCAAGGCCCAGTTCCGCAATCCCGCCGATCCGAACCAGACCTGGTCCGGCCGTGGCCGCAAGCCGCAATGGGCATTGGATTGGATCGGTGCCGGCAAATCGATTGACGATCTGCGTATCTGA
- a CDS encoding TetR/AcrR family transcriptional regulator — MHDCPFAKRWSRRKAARPQEILEAALDLFAEKGYAATKMGDIAKRAGVTCGTPYRYFKSKEEIFASLIRELVLPKLALGESLLAEPDVGAAARLRTFLFTWWTQIGESRLSALPKLMVAEAKNFPEVAELYQKEFIQPGQALLKRVVEDGIARGEFRAVPVEHAVQTLMSPVVMLMIWQHSLVPCFDPDADPRSYLEAMLDLVLHGLMPRSAIA; from the coding sequence ATGCATGACTGCCCGTTCGCCAAGCGCTGGTCCCGGCGCAAGGCCGCGCGGCCCCAGGAGATCCTGGAGGCGGCGCTTGATCTGTTTGCCGAGAAGGGATACGCCGCCACCAAGATGGGCGATATCGCCAAGCGTGCCGGGGTCACCTGCGGCACGCCCTATCGCTACTTCAAGAGCAAGGAGGAGATCTTCGCCTCGCTGATCCGTGAGCTGGTGCTGCCCAAGCTCGCGCTGGGCGAATCCTTGCTGGCCGAGCCGGACGTGGGCGCCGCGGCGCGCCTGCGCACCTTCCTCTTCACCTGGTGGACGCAGATCGGCGAGAGCCGGTTGTCCGCGCTGCCCAAGCTGATGGTCGCCGAGGCGAAGAACTTTCCCGAGGTGGCCGAGCTGTACCAGAAGGAATTCATCCAGCCGGGCCAGGCGCTGTTGAAGCGTGTGGTCGAGGACGGCATCGCCCGCGGCGAGTTCCGTGCCGTGCCAGTCGAGCATGCGGTGCAGACGCTGATGTCGCCCGTGGTGATGCTGATGATCTGGCAACACTCGCTTGTGCCCTGTTTCGACCCCGATGCCGATCCGCGCAGCTACCTGGAGGCCATGCTGGACCTCGTGCTGCACGGCCTGATGCCCCGTTCCGCCATTGCCTGA
- a CDS encoding efflux RND transporter periplasmic adaptor subunit, whose amino-acid sequence MNRISWSVPTGTLLLALSLAGCGKPPQEKEALRPVRVMQVAAPGAAPGVELSGTVRADVETPLAFRIGGKLLERQVEVGAVVRRGQVIARIDPRDVALGATAASAEAAAAAARLAQAKMDYERAQQLFSRKFVSQAEVDNRKTALDAAQEAVRQANAQRVLAQNQASYAALTADADGVITEVAAEPGQVLAAGQPVATLARNGLREIAVNVPEQLRGSVQLGQPVQIRLWALPGQTLKGRISELSPAADPVARTYPARVTFDGGGEGVQLGMSASVTIANGSVAVGKEVRVPLTALFGETGRQQVWRFDPAQGVVRAMPVKVLGVADEAALVSGVPVGALVVTAGAHLLREGQQVKRLAERSQGAGA is encoded by the coding sequence ATGAACCGCATATCATGGTCTGTCCCCACCGGTACGTTGCTGCTGGCCCTGTCGCTGGCGGGCTGCGGCAAGCCGCCGCAGGAAAAGGAAGCGCTGCGCCCGGTGCGGGTGATGCAAGTCGCCGCGCCGGGGGCTGCCCCCGGTGTGGAATTGAGCGGCACGGTACGTGCCGACGTGGAGACACCGCTGGCGTTCCGCATCGGCGGCAAGCTACTGGAGCGTCAGGTGGAGGTCGGTGCGGTGGTGCGGCGCGGGCAGGTCATCGCCCGCATCGACCCGCGCGACGTGGCGCTGGGCGCCACTGCCGCCTCGGCCGAAGCGGCCGCCGCCGCGGCACGGCTGGCGCAGGCGAAGATGGATTACGAGCGCGCGCAGCAGTTGTTCTCCCGCAAATTCGTGAGCCAGGCCGAGGTCGACAACCGCAAGACCGCGCTCGATGCCGCGCAGGAGGCGGTACGGCAGGCCAATGCCCAGCGCGTGTTGGCGCAGAACCAGGCGAGCTATGCCGCCTTGACCGCCGATGCCGATGGCGTCATCACCGAGGTCGCCGCCGAGCCGGGGCAGGTGTTGGCCGCCGGCCAGCCGGTGGCGACGCTGGCCCGCAACGGCCTGCGCGAGATCGCCGTGAACGTGCCCGAACAGCTGCGCGGCTCGGTCCAGCTGGGTCAGCCGGTGCAGATCCGGCTGTGGGCGCTGCCCGGGCAGACACTGAAGGGCCGGATCTCCGAATTGTCGCCGGCGGCCGATCCGGTGGCGCGCACCTACCCGGCGCGGGTGACTTTCGATGGCGGCGGCGAGGGCGTGCAACTCGGGATGAGCGCCAGCGTCACGATCGCGAACGGCAGCGTGGCCGTCGGCAAGGAGGTGCGTGTACCGTTGACCGCCCTCTTTGGCGAGACCGGACGGCAGCAGGTCTGGCGCTTTGACCCGGCGCAGGGGGTGGTGCGCGCCATGCCGGTCAAGGTACTGGGCGTGGCCGACGAGGCGGCGCTGGTGAGCGGTGTGCCGGTCGGCGCGCTGGTGGTCACCGCCGGCGCGCATCTGCTGCGCGAAGGACAGCAGGTCAAGCGCCTGGCCGAGCGCAGCCAGGGGGCCGGCGCATGA